In Puntigrus tetrazona isolate hp1 chromosome 7, ASM1883169v1, whole genome shotgun sequence, the following are encoded in one genomic region:
- the hacd1 gene encoding very-long-chain (3R)-3-hydroxyacyl-CoA dehydratase 1, with protein MASGEEDGTVEEKETNNKKRTKGAIATAWLTFYNIAMTAGWLVLAVAMVRYYLQKGTHRGLYRNIARTLKFFQTFALLEVGHCAIGIVRTSVIVTGVQVCSRIYMVWFVTNSIRQIQNEESVILFVVVWTITEITRYSFYTFNLLNHLPYFIKWARYNMFIVMYPLGVIGELLTIHASLPYVRRSGMYSLRLPNKYNVSFDYYYFLIIVMLSYIPLFPQLYFHMLRQRRRVLHGEIIVEKDE; from the exons ATGGCGTCTGGCGAGGAGGACGGAACTGTTGAGGAGAAAGAAACCAACAACAAGAAGCGGACGAAAGGCGCCATCGCAACGGCATGGCTCACGTTCTACAATATCGCCATGACAGCTGG GTGGCTTGTTTTGGCTGTCGCCATGGTCCGCTATTATCTTCAGAAAGGCACCCATAGAGGCTTGTACAGAAATATAGCCAGGACACTTAAATTTTTCCAGACATTTGCACTACTAGAG gttgGACACTGTGCTATTG GAATTGTGCGGACATCTGTAATTGTGACCGGGGTCCAAGTATGTTCTCGGATATACATGGTTTGGTTCGTTACAAACAGCATCAGACAG ATTCAGAACGAGGAAAGCGTGATCTTGTTCGTAGTAGTTTGGACGATTACAGAGATCACTCGCTACTCTTTCTACACTTTCAACTTGCTCAATCATCTGCCATACTTCATCAAGTGGGCCAG GTATAACATGTTTATTGTCATGTACCCCTTGGGAGTAATCGGAGAGCTGCTGACTATACATGCCTCCTTACCTTATGTGCGGAGATCTGGCATGTATTCCCTGAGGCTTCCCAACAAATACAATGTGTCCTTTGACTATTACTACTTCTTGATCATCGTCATGCTGTCCTACATCCCAT TGTTTCCTCAGCTGTACTTCCACATGCTACGTCAGAGGAGGAGAGTACTTCATGGAGAAATTATAGTAGAGAAAGATGAGTAG
- the LOC122349108 gene encoding LOW QUALITY PROTEIN: transmembrane protein 236 (The sequence of the model RefSeq protein was modified relative to this genomic sequence to represent the inferred CDS: inserted 1 base in 1 codon), with protein MGSGSKIKFAVCEVLQFASFCVPLFIIMQRFALIVARVKSQLQPTGGNSTTAYWLIVASSVAYVTSVAMLIWLPMKYMVFMKKAALVARKRWRPVALAFVLLSTLPCFAFLIASSEVQIRHNLRLDTFAELPVSLVLFSLICIDIVERIRHCRLTGQANELARDADIPTLVTHVGRINPIVTPLTGPFPSQSTGTAGTEHAGAANTIVRGLPGNTTVSGIPGNGTLLGLSSNTTVPGLPNNGAVPGHLGNTTVPGLPGNGVLPRVPGSHGQQLGITGICPHSGIPFQNIASSYSGPLSFLLASDSRAXVFADSFLFWLDTAEMVRVAGHTPVYFSGWALPIYLFCFLSTTRLALTPHSPLLSPLGVVFQDLPFLVLRMALIGIFGFVTPLLYVMKNLLVCLAYIYFNFMTKLRVFNTERMF; from the exons ATGGGCTCAGGGAGCAAGATTAAGTTTGCTGTTTGTGAGGTGCTGCAGTTTGCTAGTTTTTGCGTTCCGCTTTTTATCATAATGCAACGTTTTGCCCTGATTGTGGCTAGAGTAAAAAGCCAGTTGCAACCGACCGGTGGAAATTCTACAACAGCGTACTGGCTAATCGTGGCTTCGTCTGTGGCCTATGTAACCTCAGTGGCAATGCTCATTTGGCTACCTATGAAATATATGGTGTTCATGAAGAAAGCGGCACTGGTTGCTcggaagagatg GAGACCTGTTGCTTTGGCCTTCGTGTTGCTCTCAACGCTGCCCTGTTTTGCCTTCCTCATCGCCAGCTCTGAG GTACAGATTAGACATAATCTGAGGTTGGACACTTTTGCTGAACTGCCAGTTTCATTGGTTCTGTTTTCCCTCATCTGCATTGATATAGTGGAAAGAATCAGACATTGCAGACTTACTggtcaag CAAACGAACTGGCTCGGGATGCAGACATTCCTACCTTGGTGACACATGTTGGAAGAATTAATCCTATTGTCACTCCTTTAACGGGTCCTTTTCCTTCACAATCTACTGGCACCGCTGGCACAGAGCATGCAGGAGCAGCAAACACGATTGTGCGAGGATTGCCCGGCAATACCACGGTTTCAGGCATACCCGGAAACGGGACACTCCTGGGTCTCTCAAGCAACACAACGGTTCCAGGATTGCCAAACAATGGTGCGGTTCCAGGCCATCTTGGCAACACAACAGTTCCAGGGTTGCCCGGGAATGGTGTTCTTCCAAGAGTCCCGGGTAGCCATGGACAGCAACTTGGCATTACGGGAATTTGTCCACATTCTGGAATACCCTTCCAAAACATCGCCTCTTCGTATTCTGGACCACTCAGCTTCCTGCTGGCTAGTGACTCTCGTG AAGTCTTCGCAGACAGTTTCCTGTTTTGGCTGGACACAGCAGAGATGGTTCGGGTTGCAGGTCACACTCCTGTATATTTTTCAGGCTGGGCATTACCAATTTACCTTTTCTGCTTTCTCTCCACTACGCGATTGGCCCTAACACCTCATAGTCCCCTCCTCTCACCGCTGGGTGTGGTCTTTCAGGACCTCCCATTTCTAGTCTTGAGGATGGCACTGATTGGCATTTTTGGATTTGTAACACCACTGCTTTATGTGATGAAGAATCTTCTGGTCTGTTTGGCctacatttatttcaacttCATGACAAAACTCAGAGTTTTCAACACTGAGAGGATGTTCTAA